The Solanum pennellii chromosome 7, SPENNV200 DNA segment GATACTTGGTTTTCTTGGACAGTGTCAGTATCCTGGGGATATGCTGTTCAAGTATTTGATAAGCATGTGCTTTTACCAAATGTTCAGCGCGTACAAGAGAGCTACGCTCCCTGGAAAAGCAGTCATTTAGGTGGATTATACGACTTTGATACAAGGAAATATGAACCTGATCCATGCCGAAGACAGCCTGTTTATTTCTTGGACAAAGTTTCTTCTAGCATCAATGGAACTGAGAGTATTTACAAGAAGAAAACATTTGAGAAATGCAAATTCGACATGAGTTCACCTAGAAGACTCGAAAAAATCAGAGTGTTGTCAAACAAGTTAGTCCTTGATAAACAACAGGTATCTTGAAACTTTTGCTCTCTAAATTCTGTTCATTATTAAAACGGTTTagtatctaattttttttggatgttttggtGTAATGTTTGTATGTAGTTGCTTGCTCCAAGAAGGCATTGTTGTGATGTATTACCTTCTACATCGAGCAACGTCATGGAAATAGCGATAAGAGAATGCAAGGAAGATGAACTAATTCACATGCAGCATTAGTACAACATATTCCTGAGACATTCAGCCAATTGCCTGATCTGATCGCGCTCTATTctgatgaaattttgaatttgaaaaagcCATTGCTccggagaaaaaaaaatgaagatttgaCAGTAGCAAGATGCCAGCAGTTTGTTCATGGCGGAGTTGGTTGTTTTCTGAGGGTTTAAGTTCAATGATTAAGGAGAATTCGAAGCCAGACATAATCAGGGGAAGTTTTTTTCTTTGGGAAATTAGTTTTGTATATGTGTTTTACATGGATTAGATGTATATCATAGAAATTAGGCATATAAACAAATTAGGGAACAtgtaagaaaacaaagtttGTTACTTGTGAGTTAAACCAGAAAAAAGTCTCAATTTTGACTGAAACTTGATCAACATTATTCTTTTTGTTGTCTTGTTTGATGAGAGTACTAGAGAAAAAAAGGTTATAAGTGGAGTCTCGAAAGGATATACGCAAGACTTATTTCAATTTTGTGAAAGTACAGAAGTTGTTTTCAAAGGATCCTCAGTTCAAGTATAGCAAATTAAAGTAAgaacaaaaagggaaaatgataatgaaaaagACATGACAACTAATAAGGAAAATAGTGTAGAGCATTAAGGAAGGAACAAtaacaaacaataaaataatgtgaTAATCGAAACATAATAAACAACAGATTGTAACTGATAACAAAAGCAATAAAATACATGAATAAAACTAATATTATGGCGAATATGGTGCTCCAGACTATCACCAATCTAATCTTATTGAAAAGCAATACAATACTTCATTATAACTTCATGTACGAACACGATATAGTAAACGTTATTTTTAAAGTCTGAGGAGAGGTGTTTTACTTACTACATGTGACGTGTAACCTCGAAATACAAATTAAGTttgaaataacataataaaatatctagTATGTTTTTACAAGTAtaagcaaataaaataatcaatttccaaatatgttttgataaataatttatgataaCTCAGATAGAAAATACCAACTATTTATAGTTTAACATCCAAGTTTATATTTGACCATTTATCTCCTAGGTGTATCATTCTcttaaaatttgatgaaatttgagAGGAAAAGTGTGTATGTGGGGAGGGAATTCCATATgaatttataacttttgagtatcttcataattataattactacatcacaatttacttataatttttaaaattattattttttgtgacTTGTAACACTTTTTATAcctttctaaaattatttttcaaaaatcttaaaaattatatattaaaaagaattgaCTTTCGAAAGTTGAATTGTGTCGTATAAATTATGATGTAAGAAAATAGCAAGGATAGAGGTGGAACGTGCATCCAGTTATATCACAGGGTccaaaattattctctttacaattttttaaatcatagTGGTGGCTTATAAGTTGTATATGATTAATTAGAATCACCTCCTCTATGATTTAGGAATAAGTCTTCTCTTTAGGCAATGCTTTCCATGTCTCCTTGTTTCTTTGTCAACAAACAAATATCAACTATACAAATCGACcatataaacttaattaatacGTAAAACTATTGGttccttaatttaatttatactaAAGGTCATATATTTCGAAGAAGAGTTACAATTTCTTTATTATACCATCAGTGTAGTTTAACATGTTACTTATAATAGATAATCGATCAATGTTTATCGAAATGAAATTACCGTAGAAATTAAACTCTTTGAAGAAGGTCGTTAGATGAATGAATTGTTGTATAATGCTCCACCATTTTGCCATGTTCTTGTGTTAATATTTGGACTTCAAAAAGAGTAGCATGCaagtaaaacttaaaattttaaaaaattaaaactgaCAGGGGACTTTTTTTATGGAACAGGCTGTCAGTGCCtcttgaaattaaaataataccTTCTCCTTATTCAACGTGGTTTGTATGGTTGCATTAAATAGCTAAGATCTTGCAAGACCCAAGATATACAAAATTAGCTAATTTGGCAGCAGTAATACAGCCAAATTAGCTAATTCTTTGTTGATTGAAGAAGTTATGGCAATGCTAAGAATGTTGATGAGCTTGGCTGCTATAACCATGCTGCTTGGTTCAGCCATGGCAACAAATTACACAGTGGGAAGTCCTAATGGTGGATGGGACCAATCTACTGATGTTCAAGCATGGGCTGCATCGAAAACATTCTTCGTCGGAGATAATCTGAGTAAGCCATCTAAAAGATAGACCATCTTTTTAGAACTTGTTGGCATCCATCCATCTAATGCCTTGTTTTGTGTTTTCTTGACagttttttcatattctcttaGCCATTCTGTGCTAGAAGTCACAAAGGCTGGTTTTGAGACCTGCCAGATTACAGCTCCTATTGCAATTTATACTGGAGGGATGACAGTAATCACTCTAGCTTCTGTAGGCAAGAAATACTTTATATGTGGAACTGGTGGACATTGTAACGTAGGAGGAATGAAACTCGAAATCAACACTCTTCCCAAGGCTACCCCACCCCCACCTCCACCAGCCAAACCGGCTACTCCACCAACCCCAACCCCCAAAGCTCCACCACCGTCAACTCCACCACCATCAACTCCAAGACTCCACCACCAACTCCCATGACTAAACCCCCAGTTGCTTCCCCTCCCTCTTCATCGCCATCTCCCAAGTCTTCATCAGCACCCTCACCcagaaacatacataaaatttcCCCTGCAATGTCACCTTCCAAGTCCTCCCATGCTCACAGCCCAGCCATGCCTCCTACTGCCGTTCCAACATCCCCTTCTGAAGCCCCCGGATTGCCACCTTCTGCTGAGGCCCCAGGATTGCCACCTTCTGCTGAGGTCCCTGATGCTTCTGCACCTGCCACATCTTCCCCATCTTCGGCTGATAAAATCAGTGTAGTTGCTGGTTCTACTGTGGGTTTTGGCTTTGTTGTTATGATGATGTTCCTTCTGTAAGCCTTCAAACAATATTTTGAAGATGATGTCATTTTTTcgttttatgtttcatttaattCTATTTTGTACCTGATTTTCCTCAGTCCTGGTTGTTTCTTCAACATTCCATCTTATCAATGTGCAAATTATTGACGGAGATATAATGGAAAACATCGAGATTTTCTACCCTAAATCATGAATACTTTCTTGATTCAGTAGAATCAGTAGAGGCAATAAATATGGAGTCCTACAGCCTATGCTGATGTCTAACAAAAGgttcaaagaaaattaaatgttgAAATTTCCTCAACACATTGCTTGTAACAGTGCAAATAGTCTGAAAATAGGTGCTACACCGAGTTTAGAAGCCCTAGATGTGAATTTCGGAAGCACATAGATCAAAAAGAGGTTGACCTCTTTCCGAATAAGTATAACAGAGCAAACAAAGTATAATTCAGTACAAGCACCAGGGTATCAAGAAAACACGGAATAGTTAATCCTAGTGCAGGGAAAAGAATTCTGGTAGTGAGTGCAGAAAGTAACCAAAATGGCCTCTCAAGCAAAATAAGTAAAGTCTTCAGAGTCAATCCAGAGGAGAATATACTACTGAGTGCAGAAGCATGCTTAGCTAAAACAGGGTATAATGTGCATACAACAAAGTTTAATTATTTCAGAAGGAATCCCATCTAGGgaatcataatacatcattATTTTTCGGGTGAGTATACACCCGCCATATACATGATTAAGCAAACCATCAAGACTGACACATACATAAAAGCTAGACATACAAATACAACCAGCAAATTGTCTCAGTTGTTTGTCACTTTTAGCACTCACAGGAGCAACAAAAAGAACAAAGCTCCAGTAGCAAGTCACCTGGCAAATCCAGCTTAAGCAACTGGAGGACGGAGCACATGATCTTGAGATGTGTCAACAACAGCAGGTTGCATGAATTGCCACATCGCAACACTGGGATAACCAATGAAAGGCATCAATTTGTTGCCTGCAGCAACTTGTCCTTGTGCAGTAAATGCAGCTCCCATGGCAGAAGGATGGGAGAGAAATCCTGGTTTAGAAGCTAAGCTTTTAACCTGCTGCTCCAAATTATCCTTTTCTTCCTTTAGCCTTTGCTTTTCATCACGGAGCTCATTCTTCTCTGCCTGAATAGacataagtttttcttttataagtGCCTCAACAGAGAGCTAAAGAAAACTAGCACAAATGGAAGTTCAGAGAGTACAGCTGACATTCAGTGGCACTAGAATTAAAACTACACCTTAAGTTCTTTTATCTTCTCTTGCAGCTCCTCATTTGACTCCTTCAGCTTCTGGGTTTCAGTTCGCAGCTCAATCAGCATCCTTTGAGCATCACTTAGAATTGCAACTTTCTCAGTTTTTGGTGGCCTTCCAGGATCAAGGACAGAGCTCAATGcgaggaacctatatgatgtcAGATTTGGATGTGAGAATTCATAAGAAAGTTAATATGTCAAAAGAAAGAGATCTAGAAGGAGAGATCATGCCTCTCATTCAGTCTGTCCCTCCGCAATTTCTCTCGGCATGCCTTAGATCTCGGAGAGCTGCAACATTCACTTTTTAACCTGTACGTACAGTTAAGTAGATATAcaagaaagaaatgaatgataccagtTCAAACAGCATTGTTCTTTGTTTAGAAATGCTATCCGAAACAACCAGTTTTAATATAGaaactttctttttcattttcttgtttcttGGGGATGCAGGGGAGTGCTATTAGCAACTCACTTTAATGGCCAACCTTTTGAAGGATATTTTCATTGGAACTAGTGACACTGGACAAGGATATAGACAAGGATGGCTAGCAATGGTATGATCATGACCCATAGGAATCCTATGAGAAATTTATGTGATACACAActctaaaataaagaaaattttgttcaGGTTCAACATTGTGAAAGTGAATTTCATTATTTCTCATTGATGATCTACGTAGATATAGAAGAACAAGAATCACATGTACAGTCATCCTAAAGTTGCTAAAAACTATCTGTTTACTTTGAGCCCATAATGAAAGGAATTTTACTCTGGAAACTAAATAAGCTGTGTCCATCTTAGAATCACCAACAGAATGAGACAATTGAAAAAAGGTGTGATGTAAGAATACCAATAGATAGGATGCAGTGTATTGAAGCTAAATTTTCATAACTGACTATTGGAAAGGCTGCATATTAATTGAAGATATCTACAAAGCTCTATCAAATGTTGAGATTTCCTTTTAGCAATTAGATAGATTGGATTGTCAAACCTGAAACAGAGATTTCCACATAGACAGTTCAAATTTGAGATGATAGTCCTTCAAATGGAAATTATCACTTATAATAGTAAAACTCTTATACAGCCTTGAAACAAGAAAACACCAATCCACACCAGATTGGTACTCTAAATGGGTTCTCCATAAAATAGGAAACAGAATGTAAAATTTTTCGATATGTCACATTATCTGATATTCATGCCTGGGTTCAGTAGGATGATTAGCAAGAGAACTGGGGATGAAAGATACTGCATAGAAACCCTATTTTGTAATTATTAGTATTGAGATCATTAATAAATTATCTTACTCTCAGCAACAAGAATAAACAATAGCTTTTTcgtaaaaaaggaaaagagaagaagtATAAAGAAACTAGGCAGCTGTGTTGTCTGCTATATCAGGATATCATTGTGCTGACAAATTTACTAGACTACAAGTCTACAACCAAGAATCTCGCAAGGAAAATAGGTTTCTTGAGTAATCAACAAACTTCTCCTCAGTGATAGACAAACATAAAACTGAAAGGAGTAATTGGGAGGAAGAGCCTTCGACTCTACCTGTAAGAGCTTTTGCTCAAATGGCCGGTCTCAAACCCATATAAAGGAGGAGGGTTGTGGTGTGCAGTGTTATCAAAAGCAAAAAGAGCAAAAAAGCTCTAAGAACAGTTGGGGGTTTTAAACACAAAGCGCAAATAAAGCGTGGACTTCAATTATTCTAAAACCAAGAGTTAAAGACAAGGTTGTAGAGGGAAAGTGTGGTGAGGATTGAGTTATCTCATTAAGTCTTGCATGCGAAATGAAACAATGAATATCATTACCACCTATTCTCCCTAAATAGGACTAGATGTGGAAACAAAAACTGAATATTTGGAAGATATGGGCACCTTGGTATTCCAGACGACCAACAGATTTTTATTTGTGGAGATCTAAATGGTCATGTAGGTAAAGATAACCACAGTTTTGACCCAATACATGGGGGATATGGTTATATTAGGAATAATGGAGGACAGGCTATTCAAGACTTCATTTTAGCCTGTGACATAGTTGTAGGATACACatatttagaaagaaaaaatcttAAATGAGTACATTTAAGAGTGGACAACCATAGCCAAATAGGTTCTCTCTTTACTAGAACATAGGATATATAAACAGATCCAGATCTCTAAAACAAGAAGAATGTAATAAAAAGAGTTCATCAAACCTATCAAACCATGATATAAAAGAAATGGATAAGTTATTTACCGCTTTCGTGAGCTTGCCTCCTTGCTAACTTCTGAATCCGCAAATGTGTAATCTGTTTCAGTACTGAAAGAGATAGATGACCATCAGAATATGGATATGGTAAAAGCAAAGCACCAGCTTCAGTAAAGTGTTGATGTCCCACTACTTTGCATCATCCTTTCGAGACATTAAACATGTACGCACCCATAAGATTAGACATTTGTCTTTCATAGTTATTACTTACAATAACCTTGATGGAAAAGCTGATGGATATAAATCCTACTAAACATATTTACCGAACATAATTTCAGTCTTTCTATATCTTAAAGGAATGTAATCTAGAGAGGAATCTATAACCTCAACACAAAGTGGTAGGCACTTTCCTTATGCTCGAAAGGAACAACTTTTCAAACTACAGACTGGCTGAAGTGACAATTCCTTGTTGAAGCTACCTCCTACTCTGTGATAAGATTATTTGAAACTAGGTGTCAAATTTACCACAACCTTCGGCCTTCCCCTTCATCTCGATTTCAATGAATTTAATATACAAAGCTCACATGTTTTAAGTCAAAAGAGAAGTTGTAATCCTAACATAAAACTTTCTTTATTGTTCTTTAaaattcaacaacaacaacaatctcAGTGCAACCCACAAGTAGAGTATGTAGAGAGTAGTGTGTAGGCAGACCTTACCCTACCTTTGTGGAGGTAGAGAGATTGTTTCCACTAGATCCTCAGCTCAAATAAAGGAAAGGAAAGCAATTCAAAGCAATACTAGTACTAGTGCTATGAAAGGAGAAGCACATACTATGCTCCAAACTACCATCAAGTCTATCCCTCCGTAAGTAAGACAACACTCAACTACCAATTACCCATCTACCACAATCCATGACCTCCATATCCCTATCTAAGGTCATCCCCTCGTAATCTAAAGATGCATCAAGTCTTGTGTAATCACCTCTCCAAATATTTCTTCAGCCTCCCTTTACTTCTCCTTAAACTCAAGTCAGTGTCTCTCCTTTTCACACGTTCAAACCATATAAGCctcatttgaaaagaaaaaaaaaatgaacgaGAGTAATTGTACAACAAATTGACAAGAATTAAAAAAGGGCGGAAGAGCAGACTCACATGAGATTAGAAGAAGCATAGATCGTTTGAGCAGGCCAGCTGAAATCAATAGTAGCCGGAGACTGAAACTCAGCGACGGTAACAGATGCAGCAGAAGTAATATCCGTCATCAACTCATAATCAAATAACCAATTAGGATTCCCACTAGAATCAACCTCCATGACCTAATTCCCTTCTTCAATTTCCCCCTTCCCTTTTGCTCTGCACACTACAAAACCACAAGTATAAGCAATCATCTACTTCAGTAGCAGTTGAAATAgcaacatcatatatatatatatatatatatatatatatataaacaaagtattttttttgtggatATGGATGGAGGAGAATTGACGGCAGCATCAATGGAAGAATTAACAAAGTTGGATTTCGTCATTACTGCATTTTGTAACTCAAAAAGTAAACGCTGTTTTGGCTGGACTAGGAAGAGCAGCATGATTTGTGCTGCTTCTCACTAGACAAGTAGCTATCATTCATCAATCATCGTTTTCATTGCTATTATACTATTTG contains these protein-coding regions:
- the LOC107024201 gene encoding transcription factor ILR3-like isoform X1; translation: MEVDSSGNPNWLFDYELMTDITSAASVTVAEFQSPATIDFSWPAQTIYASSNLITETDYTFADSEVSKEASSRKRLKSECCSSPRSKACREKLRRDRLNERFLALSSVLDPGRPPKTEKVAILSDAQRMLIELRTETQKLKESNEELQEKIKELKAEKNELRDEKQRLKEEKDNLEQQVKSLASKPGFLSHPSAMGAAFTAQGQVAAGNKLMPFIGYPSVAMWQFMQPAVVDTSQDHVLRPPVA
- the LOC107024201 gene encoding transcription factor ILR3-like isoform X2 yields the protein MEVDSSGNPNWLFDYELMTDITSAASVTVAEFQSPATIDFSWPAQTIYASSNLITETDYTFADSEVSKEASSRKRSPRSKACREKLRRDRLNERFLALSSVLDPGRPPKTEKVAILSDAQRMLIELRTETQKLKESNEELQEKIKELKAEKNELRDEKQRLKEEKDNLEQQVKSLASKPGFLSHPSAMGAAFTAQGQVAAGNKLMPFIGYPSVAMWQFMQPAVVDTSQDHVLRPPVA